Proteins from a genomic interval of Streptomyces sp. NBC_01445:
- a CDS encoding transglycosylase domain-containing protein has translation MSDEPQQPKAAESGNAGKAGKPATRKRPRRTGWRRLIPTWRMVLGTILGFLLLCIGLFALGYVLVKIPPANATATAQSNVYLYADGSQLARDGEINRENVSLSQIPSTVQHGVLAAEDRDFYSESAIDPKAMVRAAWNTLTGKGKQSGSTITQQYVKNYYLAQEQTITRKVKEFFISIKLDREESKDHILEGYLNTSYFGRNAYGIQAAAQAYYGIDVEDLTTAQGAYLAALLNAPNAYDVIAHPENKAQAVARWNYVLDGMVKERWLSPADRQKMAFPMPDDAKGPAGMSGQRGYLVQAVKDYLTAKGIIDEDTLAVGGYRITTTLQKKKQDAFVKAVDDKLMSKLDKENRAADRNVRAGGAAIDPSTGKVLAMYGGIDYTKQYVNNATRRDYQVGSTFKPFVFTSAVENASTTQDGRTITPNTIYDGTNARPVQGWSGGYYAPENEDTVDYGPITVRTATDKSVNAVYAQMAVDVGSDKVKQTAIALGLPKDTPDLTESPSIALGPSTASVLDMTEAYATLANHGRRATYTIVAEVTKDGESIDLPEQTTQRAVTRESADTTTSVLQSVVEGGTGTAALAADRPAAGKTGTAEEDTAAWFAGYTPDLATVVAVMGQNPSTGAHTPLYGALGLSRINGGGFPAQIWAQFTKAALEGSPAKDFDLDLESGAEQPEIPSAAPDEPFTEPTTDEPSSEPPSEPESSGPPTAPSTPAEPTLEPPSQEPNPPSGPVNELFGDSDTTRDSDSDW, from the coding sequence ATGAGCGACGAGCCGCAGCAGCCGAAGGCCGCAGAGTCCGGGAACGCCGGGAAGGCCGGGAAGCCGGCCACACGCAAACGCCCCCGTCGCACGGGCTGGCGCCGCCTGATCCCCACCTGGCGCATGGTCCTCGGCACGATCCTCGGCTTCCTGCTCCTGTGCATCGGCCTGTTCGCCCTCGGCTACGTCCTCGTCAAGATCCCGCCCGCCAACGCCACCGCCACCGCGCAGAGCAACGTCTACCTGTACGCCGACGGCAGCCAGCTCGCCCGCGACGGCGAGATCAACCGCGAGAACGTCTCCCTCTCCCAGATCCCCAGCACGGTCCAGCACGGTGTACTCGCCGCCGAGGACCGCGACTTCTACAGCGAGTCCGCCATCGACCCCAAGGCGATGGTCCGCGCCGCCTGGAACACCCTCACCGGCAAGGGCAAGCAGTCCGGCTCGACGATCACCCAGCAGTACGTGAAGAACTACTACCTGGCCCAGGAACAGACCATCACCCGCAAGGTGAAGGAGTTCTTCATCTCGATCAAGCTGGACCGCGAGGAGAGCAAGGACCACATCCTCGAGGGCTACCTCAACACCAGCTACTTCGGCCGCAACGCCTACGGCATCCAGGCCGCCGCCCAGGCCTACTACGGCATCGACGTCGAGGACCTCACCACCGCACAGGGTGCCTACCTCGCGGCCCTCCTCAACGCCCCCAACGCGTACGACGTCATCGCCCACCCCGAGAACAAGGCACAGGCCGTCGCCCGCTGGAACTACGTCCTCGACGGCATGGTCAAGGAGCGCTGGCTCAGCCCGGCCGACCGCCAGAAGATGGCGTTCCCCATGCCCGACGACGCCAAGGGCCCCGCCGGGATGTCCGGCCAGCGCGGCTACCTCGTCCAGGCCGTCAAGGACTACCTCACGGCCAAGGGCATCATCGACGAGGACACCCTGGCCGTCGGTGGCTACCGCATCACCACCACGCTCCAGAAGAAGAAACAGGACGCCTTCGTCAAGGCCGTCGACGACAAGCTGATGTCCAAGCTCGACAAGGAGAACCGCGCGGCCGACCGCAACGTCCGCGCGGGCGGCGCCGCCATCGACCCCTCGACCGGCAAGGTCCTCGCGATGTACGGCGGCATCGACTACACGAAGCAGTACGTCAACAACGCCACGCGCCGCGACTATCAGGTCGGCTCCACGTTCAAGCCGTTCGTCTTCACCTCGGCCGTGGAGAACGCCTCCACCACCCAGGACGGCCGCACCATCACCCCGAACACCATCTACGACGGCACCAACGCACGCCCCGTACAGGGCTGGAGCGGCGGCTACTACGCCCCCGAGAACGAGGACACCGTCGACTACGGCCCCATCACCGTCCGCACCGCCACCGACAAGTCCGTCAACGCGGTCTACGCGCAGATGGCCGTCGACGTCGGCTCCGACAAGGTCAAGCAGACCGCGATCGCCCTCGGCCTCCCCAAGGACACCCCCGACCTGACCGAGTCCCCCTCGATCGCGCTCGGCCCGTCCACGGCCAGCGTCCTCGACATGACCGAGGCGTACGCCACCCTCGCCAACCACGGCAGGCGCGCCACGTACACGATCGTCGCCGAGGTCACCAAGGACGGCGAGAGCATCGACCTGCCCGAGCAGACCACCCAGCGCGCCGTCACCCGCGAGTCCGCCGACACGACCACGTCCGTCCTGCAGAGCGTCGTCGAGGGCGGCACCGGCACCGCCGCCCTCGCCGCGGACCGGCCCGCCGCCGGCAAGACCGGCACCGCCGAGGAGGACACGGCGGCCTGGTTCGCGGGCTACACCCCCGACCTCGCCACCGTCGTCGCCGTCATGGGCCAGAACCCCTCGACCGGCGCCCACACCCCGCTGTACGGGGCGCTCGGCCTGTCCCGCATCAACGGCGGCGGCTTCCCGGCGCAGATCTGGGCCCAGTTCACCAAGGCCGCGCTCGAGGGCAGCCCCGCCAAGGACTTCGACCTGGACCTGGAGTCCGGCGCCGAACAGCCCGAGATCCCCTCGGCCGCACCGGACGAACCGTTCACCGAACCGACCACCGACGAGCCCTCCAGCGAACCGCCGTCCGAACCGGAGTCGTCCGGCCCCCCGACCGCACCGTCCACGCCGGCGGAACCCACCCTCGAGCCTCCGTCACAGGAACCGAACCCACCGTCAGGACCGGTGAACGAACTGTTCGGTGACTCGGACACCACCCGCGACTCCGACTCCGACTGGTGA
- a CDS encoding ABC transporter permease codes for MGTFRLYAAVAAGGFRRYATYRSATAAGVFTNTVFGFIVAYTYMALWDERPGLGGYDQAQALTYVWIGQALAQALSMFNAGFAVDMVARIRNGDIAVDLYRPVDLQLWWLAGDLGRAVFQLFSRGVVPLTVGALAFPLALPGDPVVWLEFLVAVVLAVVVSFAIRYVLALSAFWLLDGSGVLQFGGLVGMFFTGLLLPLNAMPGALGDIARVLPWAALLQMPADILLGARSGAAEVLAAYAFQVGWAVVLLAAGRLLQSSATRKVVLQGG; via the coding sequence GTGGGGACTTTCCGGCTGTACGCGGCCGTCGCCGCCGGAGGGTTCCGGCGCTACGCGACGTACCGTTCGGCCACCGCGGCCGGCGTGTTCACGAACACCGTCTTCGGGTTCATCGTGGCGTACACGTACATGGCGCTCTGGGACGAGCGGCCGGGGCTCGGCGGGTACGACCAGGCACAGGCGCTGACGTATGTGTGGATCGGGCAGGCGCTCGCGCAGGCCCTGTCGATGTTCAACGCGGGTTTCGCCGTCGACATGGTGGCGCGGATCCGCAACGGCGACATCGCCGTGGATCTGTACCGGCCCGTCGACCTTCAACTGTGGTGGTTGGCCGGGGACTTGGGACGGGCCGTGTTCCAGTTGTTCAGCCGGGGCGTGGTGCCGCTGACGGTGGGCGCGCTCGCCTTTCCGCTCGCGCTGCCGGGCGATCCGGTGGTGTGGCTGGAGTTCCTGGTGGCGGTGGTGCTGGCCGTGGTGGTCAGCTTCGCGATCCGCTATGTGCTGGCGCTGAGCGCGTTCTGGCTGCTCGACGGGTCGGGCGTGCTGCAGTTCGGGGGTCTGGTGGGGATGTTCTTCACGGGTCTGCTGCTGCCGCTGAACGCGATGCCCGGTGCGCTCGGCGACATCGCGCGGGTGCTGCCGTGGGCGGCGCTCCTCCAGATGCCCGCCGACATCCTCCTCGGCGCCCGCTCCGGCGCGGCAGAAGTGCTTGCCGCGTACGCCTTCCAGGTCGGGTGGGCGGTCGTCCTGCTCGCCGCGGGCCGCCTTCTCCAGTCCTCCGCGACACGCAAGGTGGTGCTTCAAGGTGGCTGA